A section of the Stenotrophomonas sp. 364 genome encodes:
- a CDS encoding NAD(P)/FAD-dependent oxidoreductase, which yields MKPIACDVLVIGAGAAGLMCALTAGQRGRMVQVIDHANKVGKKILMSGGGRCNFTNTGTTSANFLSANPHFCKSALARYTPWHFIEMVERHGIAYHEKELGQLFCDVSSKQIVRMLMDECQAAGVQVRTDCGVTKVERGSDGFHVTTAQGQFHAASLVVATGGLSIPSLGASGFGYELARQFGHEVLPTRAGLVPLTLSGKHQERFNDLSGVALPVTARCNDVAFSNSMLITHRGISGPAILQISSFWQPGDDLRLDLLPGQDAEGWLRAMKRDRGAAELRTVLSEVLPRRLALRLCEHWLPDRPVKQIDEPQLREAAALLQGFPLVASGTEGYRTAEVTLGGVDTRKVSSSTFESQLVPGLHFVGEVLDVTGWLGGYNFQWAWASGHAAGQVV from the coding sequence ATGAAGCCCATTGCATGCGACGTGCTGGTGATCGGCGCCGGCGCGGCCGGGCTGATGTGTGCGCTCACCGCCGGCCAACGTGGCCGCATGGTGCAGGTGATCGACCATGCCAACAAGGTTGGCAAGAAGATCCTGATGTCCGGCGGCGGGCGGTGCAACTTCACCAACACCGGCACCACGTCGGCCAATTTTCTCTCGGCCAACCCGCACTTCTGCAAGTCGGCGCTGGCCCGGTACACCCCCTGGCACTTCATCGAGATGGTCGAACGCCACGGCATCGCCTACCACGAGAAGGAACTGGGCCAGCTGTTCTGCGACGTCTCCTCCAAGCAGATCGTGCGCATGCTGATGGACGAGTGCCAGGCCGCCGGCGTGCAGGTGCGCACCGACTGCGGGGTCACCAAGGTCGAACGCGGCAGCGACGGTTTCCATGTCACCACCGCACAGGGGCAGTTCCATGCCGCCTCGCTGGTGGTGGCCACCGGCGGCCTGTCCATTCCCAGCCTGGGCGCCAGCGGCTTCGGCTACGAGCTGGCCCGCCAGTTCGGGCATGAGGTGCTGCCAACCCGCGCCGGGCTGGTCCCGCTGACCCTGAGCGGCAAGCACCAGGAACGCTTCAACGACCTCAGCGGGGTGGCCCTGCCGGTGACGGCGCGCTGCAACGACGTGGCCTTCAGCAACTCGATGCTGATCACCCACCGCGGCATCAGCGGCCCGGCGATCCTGCAGATCTCCTCGTTCTGGCAACCCGGCGACGACCTGCGGCTGGACCTGCTGCCGGGCCAGGACGCGGAAGGCTGGCTGCGCGCGATGAAGCGCGACCGCGGCGCGGCCGAACTGCGCACGGTGTTGTCCGAGGTGCTGCCGCGGCGGCTGGCGCTGCGCCTGTGCGAGCACTGGCTGCCCGACCGCCCGGTCAAGCAGATCGACGAACCGCAGCTGCGCGAGGCCGCGGCGTTGCTGCAGGGCTTTCCGCTGGTGGCCAGCGGCACCGAGGGGTACCGTACCGCCGAGGTCACCCTGGGCGGCGTGGACACCCGCAAGGTGTCGTCCAGTACGTTTGAATCGCAGTTGGTCCCCGGCCTGCACTTCGTGGGGGAAGTACTGGACGTGACCGGCTGGTTGGGCGGGTACAACTTCCAGTGGGCCTGGGCCAGCGGCCATGCGGCAGGCCAGGTGGTGTAA
- a CDS encoding YaeQ family protein, which produces MALTATIRKAELQISDMDRGYYATHNLTLAQHPSENDERLMVRLLAFALNAEDRLEFGRGLSTDDEPDLWHRDYTGDILQWIDLGQPDESRIRKACNRSRQVQVITFAGHGADIWWSKQAKGLERFDNLSVLDLDSTFVERWAEQIQRAMRWNVLIQDGEVQLINDQMQLDVIPTWRKRIKE; this is translated from the coding sequence ATGGCTCTCACCGCCACCATCCGCAAGGCCGAACTGCAGATCAGCGACATGGATCGCGGCTACTACGCGACCCATAACCTGACCCTGGCCCAGCACCCGTCGGAAAACGATGAGCGCCTGATGGTGCGCCTGCTGGCCTTCGCGCTGAATGCAGAGGACCGCCTGGAGTTTGGCCGCGGCCTGAGCACCGACGACGAACCGGACCTGTGGCACCGCGACTACACCGGCGACATCCTGCAGTGGATCGACCTGGGCCAGCCCGACGAATCGCGCATCCGCAAGGCCTGCAACCGCAGCCGCCAGGTTCAGGTGATCACCTTCGCCGGGCACGGCGCCGATATCTGGTGGAGCAAGCAGGCCAAGGGCCTGGAGCGCTTCGACAACCTCTCGGTGCTGGATCTGGACAGCACCTTCGTGGAACGCTGGGCCGAGCAGATCCAGCGCGCCATGCGCTGGAATGTGCTGATCCAGGATGGCGAAGTGCAGCTGATCAACGACCAGATGCAGCTGGACGTGATCCCGACCTGGCGCAAGCGCATCAAGGAATGA
- a CDS encoding pseudouridine synthase — protein MTPPSRLQLPPGTWATLLDGLCARFPRIDRAQWESRFARGRVLDAQGRALAPDRAWQVGLEIQYFREVAEEPVIPFLETVVHQDAHLLVADKPHFLPVTPAGAHVRETLLARLVARTGNADLVPLHRLDRLTAGLVLFSTRPDSRDAYQRLFRERRIDKTYEALAPALPGRSFPLERHTRLAAGEPFFRMAEVPGEPNARTRIEVIDADGPIWRYRLHPESGRKHQLRVHMAALGAPIEGDDLYPVLRTAGEGAAAAPLQLLAQALSFIDPLTGEPRHFSSDRQLTANVTAPP, from the coding sequence ATGACCCCGCCCAGTCGCCTGCAGCTGCCGCCGGGCACGTGGGCAACGCTGCTCGACGGCCTGTGCGCGCGCTTCCCGCGGATCGACCGGGCGCAATGGGAAAGCCGCTTTGCACGCGGGCGGGTGCTGGACGCGCAGGGCAGGGCGCTGGCGCCGGACCGGGCGTGGCAGGTGGGGTTGGAGATCCAGTATTTTCGTGAGGTGGCCGAGGAGCCGGTGATTCCGTTCCTCGAAACCGTGGTGCATCAGGATGCGCATCTGTTGGTGGCTGACAAGCCGCACTTCCTGCCCGTCACCCCGGCCGGGGCGCATGTGCGCGAAACCCTGCTGGCGCGGCTGGTGGCGCGCACCGGCAATGCGGACTTGGTGCCGCTGCACCGGCTGGACCGCCTCACCGCCGGGCTGGTGCTGTTCTCGACCCGCCCCGATTCCCGTGACGCCTACCAGCGGCTGTTCCGCGAACGACGCATCGACAAGACCTACGAGGCGTTGGCGCCAGCGCTGCCCGGACGAAGCTTTCCGTTGGAACGGCATACCCGGCTGGCAGCGGGCGAACCGTTCTTCCGCATGGCCGAAGTGCCCGGGGAGCCCAATGCCCGCACCCGCATCGAAGTCATCGACGCCGACGGCCCGATCTGGCGCTACCGGCTGCACCCCGAGTCCGGCCGCAAACACCAGCTGCGCGTGCACATGGCCGCGCTGGGCGCGCCGATCGAGGGCGACGACCTGTACCCGGTGCTGCGCACGGCGGGCGAGGGCGCAGCCGCGGCACCGCTGCAGCTGCTGGCCCAGGCCCTGTCATTCATCGACCCGCTGACCGGCGAACCGCGTCATTTCAGCAGCGACCGGCAGCTCACAGCCAACGTGACGGCCCCCCCGTAG
- a CDS encoding YaiI/YqxD family protein — MPDSSSANCRIWVDADACPGVIKEILFRAAERVQVPLTLVANHWLRTPPSRVIDFLQVPAGLDVADSAIVERVAAGDLVVTQDIPLAALVIAKQAVALNPRGQLYTPDNMAERLSMRNFMEELRGAGVQTGGPPPLGPRERQAFAAELDRWLAKRSGR, encoded by the coding sequence ATGCCCGATTCAAGTTCCGCCAATTGCCGCATCTGGGTTGATGCGGACGCCTGCCCCGGGGTGATCAAGGAGATCCTGTTCCGGGCCGCCGAGCGCGTGCAGGTGCCGCTGACCCTGGTGGCCAACCACTGGCTGCGCACCCCGCCTTCGCGGGTGATCGACTTTCTTCAGGTGCCGGCCGGGCTGGACGTGGCCGACAGCGCCATCGTCGAGCGGGTGGCCGCCGGCGACCTGGTGGTCACCCAGGACATCCCGCTGGCGGCGCTGGTGATTGCCAAGCAGGCCGTGGCGCTGAACCCGCGCGGGCAGCTGTATACCCCCGACAACATGGCCGAGCGCCTGTCGATGCGCAATTTCATGGAGGAGCTGCGCGGCGCCGGCGTGCAGACCGGCGGGCCACCGCCGCTCGGCCCGCGTGAACGGCAGGCATTCGCGGCCGAACTGGATCGCTGGCTGGCGAAGCGTTCAGGGCGCTGA
- a CDS encoding cold-shock protein, whose amino-acid sequence MSDRQQGTVKWFNDAKGFGFITPESGPDLFVHFRAIQGTGFKSLQEGQKVTFVAVQGQKGMQADQVQAV is encoded by the coding sequence ATGTCTGATCGTCAGCAGGGCACCGTGAAGTGGTTCAACGACGCCAAGGGCTTCGGCTTCATCACCCCGGAAAGCGGCCCGGACCTTTTCGTGCACTTCCGTGCCATCCAGGGCACCGGCTTCAAGTCGCTGCAGGAAGGCCAGAAGGTGACCTTCGTCGCCGTGCAGGGCCAGAAGGGTATGCAGGCTGATCAGGTGCAGGCGGTCTAA
- a CDS encoding glutathione S-transferase, whose amino-acid sequence MIKVHHLDHSRSQRVLWMLEELGLPYQLVNYQRDPTTWLAPPALREIHPLGKSPVLQDDTLVLAESGAILEYLADRYDSARQLSPELLPAQSAERLRYRYWMHYAEGSAMPPLLMSLVFARVRKAPMPFFAKPIARGIADKVMKGFVGPQLKLHLQWMERELGQSPWFAGERFTAADIQMSFPIQAAASRAGSMDAYPKLQAFLQRIEQRPAYQRATERGGALDLGAGAA is encoded by the coding sequence ATGATCAAGGTGCACCATCTGGACCACTCGCGCTCGCAGCGCGTGTTGTGGATGCTCGAAGAGCTGGGCCTGCCGTACCAGCTGGTCAACTACCAGCGCGACCCCACCACCTGGCTTGCGCCGCCGGCGCTGCGCGAGATCCACCCGCTGGGCAAATCGCCGGTGCTGCAGGACGACACCCTGGTGCTGGCCGAGTCCGGGGCCATCCTGGAATACCTGGCCGACCGCTACGACAGCGCCCGCCAACTGTCGCCCGAACTGCTGCCGGCTCAATCCGCCGAGCGCCTGCGCTACCGCTACTGGATGCACTACGCCGAAGGCTCGGCGATGCCGCCGTTGCTGATGAGCCTGGTGTTCGCACGCGTGCGCAAGGCCCCCATGCCGTTCTTCGCCAAGCCGATTGCCCGTGGCATCGCCGACAAGGTGATGAAGGGGTTCGTGGGCCCGCAGCTGAAGCTGCACCTGCAGTGGATGGAGCGTGAGCTGGGCCAGTCGCCGTGGTTTGCCGGCGAACGCTTCACCGCCGCCGACATCCAGATGAGCTTCCCGATCCAGGCGGCCGCCTCGCGCGCAGGCAGCATGGACGCGTACCCGAAACTGCAGGCCTTCCTGCAGCGCATCGAACAGCGCCCGGCCTACCAGCGCGCCACCGAGCGCGGCGGGGCGCTGGACCTGGGCGCGGGCGCGGCATGA
- a CDS encoding YdiU family protein, with the protein MDTQPLRFDNRFIGDLPGDEETGPRVREVRGAAWSSVMPTPVAAPQLLALSADVADLLGLGPDLTDSPDFARVFGGNALYAGMQPWAANYGGHQFGHWAGQLGDGRAISLGELLAPDGARWELQLKGAGRTPYSRGADGRAVLRSSIREFLCSEAMHHLGVPTTRALSLVGTGDAVVRDMFYDGHPKAEPGAVVCRVAPSFIRFGTFELPASRGDVALLRQLADACIARDFPALADAGAQRYAQWFAQICERTAILVAHWMRVGFVHGVMNTDNMSILGLTIDYGPYGWVDDYDPDWTPNTTDAQGRRYRFGTQPQVAYWNLTRLAQALSPLFDDVAPLHDGLARFQAVHAERERADIAAKFGLADCSDDDVAMMAAWRQILQDGEMDMTLAFRGLMALDPQAPSVQVLAEAFYSDARREAVLPALQVWLQQYAARLRADPLDAATRQQRMAGANPVYVLRNWLAQDAIEQAEQGDMSGVHTLLEVLRTPYEVQPGRAHFAGKRPDWARDKAGCSMLSCSS; encoded by the coding sequence ATGGATACCCAGCCCCTGCGCTTCGACAACCGATTCATCGGCGACCTTCCCGGCGACGAGGAAACCGGCCCGCGCGTGCGCGAGGTGCGCGGTGCCGCGTGGTCGTCGGTGATGCCCACGCCGGTGGCCGCACCACAGTTGCTGGCGCTTTCCGCCGACGTTGCCGACCTGCTGGGCCTTGGCCCGGACCTTACCGACAGCCCGGATTTCGCGCGGGTGTTCGGCGGCAACGCGCTGTATGCCGGCATGCAGCCGTGGGCGGCCAACTACGGGGGCCACCAGTTCGGGCATTGGGCGGGGCAGCTTGGCGATGGCCGCGCCATTTCGCTGGGCGAGCTGCTGGCCCCGGACGGGGCGCGCTGGGAACTGCAGTTGAAAGGGGCCGGGCGCACCCCGTACTCGCGCGGGGCCGACGGCCGCGCGGTCCTGCGCTCGTCCATCCGCGAATTCCTGTGCAGCGAAGCCATGCACCACCTGGGCGTGCCGACCACGCGCGCGTTGAGCCTGGTGGGCACCGGCGATGCGGTGGTGCGCGACATGTTCTACGACGGCCACCCGAAGGCGGAACCCGGTGCCGTGGTGTGCCGGGTGGCGCCGTCGTTCATCCGCTTCGGCACCTTCGAACTGCCGGCCTCGCGCGGCGACGTGGCCCTGCTGCGGCAGCTGGCCGATGCCTGCATCGCGCGTGATTTCCCGGCGCTGGCCGATGCCGGCGCGCAGCGCTATGCGCAGTGGTTCGCGCAGATCTGCGAGCGCACCGCGATCCTGGTGGCGCACTGGATGCGGGTCGGCTTCGTGCATGGGGTGATGAATACCGACAACATGTCCATTCTGGGCCTGACCATCGACTACGGACCGTATGGCTGGGTGGACGACTACGACCCCGACTGGACCCCGAACACCACCGACGCGCAGGGCCGTCGCTACCGCTTCGGTACCCAGCCGCAGGTGGCGTACTGGAACCTGACCCGGCTGGCGCAGGCACTTTCGCCGCTGTTTGACGATGTCGCGCCGCTGCACGACGGGCTGGCCCGTTTCCAGGCCGTGCATGCCGAGCGCGAGCGCGCGGACATCGCCGCCAAGTTCGGCCTGGCCGACTGCAGCGACGACGACGTGGCGATGATGGCGGCCTGGCGGCAGATCCTGCAGGACGGCGAGATGGACATGACGCTCGCCTTCCGCGGCTTGATGGCGCTCGATCCGCAGGCACCGTCGGTACAGGTGCTCGCCGAGGCCTTCTACAGCGACGCGCGGCGCGAGGCCGTGCTGCCCGCGTTGCAGGTCTGGCTGCAGCAGTACGCCGCGCGTCTGCGCGCCGATCCGCTGGATGCGGCCACCCGCCAGCAGCGGATGGCCGGTGCCAATCCGGTGTATGTGTTGCGCAACTGGCTGGCGCAGGACGCCATCGAACAGGCCGAGCAGGGCGACATGAGCGGTGTGCACACCCTGCTGGAGGTGCTGCGCACCCCCTACGAGGTGCAACCGGGCCGCGCGCACTTCGCCGGCAAGCGCCCCGACTGGGCGCGCGACAAGGCCGGATGTTCGATGCTGTCCTGCAGCTCCTGA
- a CDS encoding right-handed parallel beta-helix repeat-containing protein, translating into MRCRLSVVSLTLLALLPSLALAYQAEPPREALQVLHVDRYADDAAPWSLRWAIITANQAPGRYRIEIDAVGSAPYVIRPASPLPEIVGPVQIVGTPWASAGQYVAIDGAGYVTGTGTDACPGAEPGQSGTNVRTTTLPGLVLRDTTGVELSGLEIRNFCIGVLINRSSHSDIHDNRIVANKGGAGIMLTGDDGEGQSTATTTVHNRIVRNQFVDNGDGLELTRGAAWNLVADNLFQSTAANPEPSQGIEILWGNDNTVVRNRFVDYSDGLQINWGNRNYIAANTFTGNSIGVSVTGSDNVLDGNTITGNGIGIAVRPQPVSAPNRFSANQMVGNGLKIARCEAGGACATGQPRGAIVFGVPGLEHANFVGSRGRGVDTDPSKRARICSGTDTTGCQPAPNLGQAAPVLQAVQGTGTARTVHGVFQGVPGQRYQLEVFGNRTANSSDAERLLGTVDAVTDAQGQGRFTLALPTTGEAAGIATLTATATSALGATSPLSAPLSLR; encoded by the coding sequence ATGCGTTGCCGTTTGTCTGTTGTTTCCCTGACCCTGCTCGCCCTGCTGCCGTCGTTGGCGCTGGCTTACCAGGCCGAGCCGCCGCGCGAGGCGCTGCAGGTCCTGCACGTGGACCGCTACGCCGACGACGCCGCGCCCTGGTCGCTGCGCTGGGCGATCATCACCGCCAACCAGGCCCCGGGCCGCTACCGCATCGAGATCGACGCGGTGGGCAGCGCGCCGTATGTGATCCGCCCGGCCTCGCCGCTGCCGGAGATCGTCGGCCCGGTGCAGATCGTCGGCACGCCGTGGGCGAGCGCCGGCCAGTATGTGGCCATCGACGGCGCCGGCTACGTCACCGGCACCGGCACCGATGCCTGCCCGGGTGCCGAGCCGGGCCAGTCCGGCACCAACGTGCGCACCACCACGCTGCCGGGGCTGGTCCTGCGCGACACCACGGGCGTTGAGCTCAGCGGCCTTGAGATCCGCAACTTCTGCATCGGCGTGCTGATCAACCGCAGCAGCCACAGCGACATCCACGACAACCGCATCGTGGCCAACAAGGGTGGCGCCGGCATCATGCTGACCGGCGACGACGGCGAGGGCCAGTCCACCGCCACCACCACCGTGCACAACCGCATCGTGCGCAACCAGTTCGTCGACAACGGCGACGGGCTGGAGCTGACCCGCGGCGCGGCCTGGAACCTGGTGGCCGACAACCTGTTCCAGTCCACCGCCGCAAACCCGGAGCCGTCGCAGGGCATCGAAATTCTGTGGGGCAACGACAACACGGTGGTGCGCAACCGCTTCGTCGACTACTCCGACGGCCTGCAGATCAACTGGGGCAACCGCAACTACATCGCAGCCAACACCTTCACCGGCAACTCGATCGGGGTCAGCGTCACGGGCAGCGACAACGTGCTGGATGGCAACACGATCACCGGCAACGGGATCGGCATCGCGGTGCGTCCACAGCCGGTAAGTGCACCGAACCGCTTCAGCGCCAACCAGATGGTCGGCAACGGGCTGAAGATCGCGCGCTGCGAAGCCGGTGGCGCTTGTGCCACGGGCCAGCCGCGCGGGGCGATCGTGTTCGGCGTACCGGGGCTGGAACACGCGAACTTCGTGGGCTCGCGCGGGCGCGGCGTCGATACCGACCCGTCCAAGCGCGCGCGCATCTGCAGCGGCACCGACACGACAGGGTGCCAGCCGGCGCCCAACCTGGGCCAGGCCGCGCCGGTGTTGCAGGCGGTGCAGGGCACCGGCACCGCGCGCACCGTGCACGGGGTGTTCCAGGGCGTGCCGGGGCAGCGCTACCAGCTGGAAGTGTTCGGCAACCGCACCGCGAACAGCAGCGACGCCGAACGCCTGCTCGGCACCGTAGACGCCGTCACCGATGCGCAGGGGCAGGGCCGCTTCACGCTGGCGCTGCCGACCACGGGCGAGGCTGCCGGTATCGCCACGCTCACCGCCACCGCGACCTCCGCGCTGGGTGCCACCTCCCCGTTGAGCGCGCCGCTGTCGCTGCGCTGA
- a CDS encoding carbohydrate porin, which translates to MRFPNPTPLAVLLSAAVLTPALAHAQDSNRYDGKTLTGDWGGTRTALDERGIRFRGDYVGEAMGVVDGGYGRTGARYAQQVRVGVDLDMGRLAGWDGGAFHVTLNDRRGNSTSADLVGNRFPIQEAYGGQYTRLTEASYDQTFNGGQSYFKLGYYAMGNQFGLHSLLTHFVNAAFCAHPLAMSGNSGWYNYPTARWGGEVAQQVSPALNVRTGWFQVNPNLGGNIERNAFRPFVSGTTGSLIPLEVTWTPDKGGAYPGVYKFGGYYDTSRVDQRGLDTSPTTGRHGAYVLAEQRLTREAGDPQRGLTAFAQYMVSDTDTAQIRRWYALGGVYQGIGTRAQDSIALGYVGADINRRLVDARRATLADMGVATDSPLYQLSQAEELFELSYSIQVNPWLMIRPDVQYIVNPGTFAYTRTDNAWAVGVQAKVTF; encoded by the coding sequence ATGCGATTTCCGAACCCCACTCCGCTTGCCGTCCTGTTGTCCGCTGCCGTGCTGACGCCCGCGCTGGCCCACGCACAGGACAGCAACCGTTACGACGGCAAGACGCTCACCGGCGACTGGGGCGGCACCCGTACCGCGCTGGACGAACGCGGCATCCGCTTCCGTGGCGACTACGTGGGCGAGGCGATGGGCGTGGTCGACGGCGGCTACGGCCGCACCGGCGCGCGCTATGCGCAGCAGGTGCGGGTCGGCGTCGACCTGGACATGGGCCGCCTGGCCGGCTGGGACGGCGGCGCCTTCCACGTCACCCTCAACGACCGCCGCGGCAACAGCACCTCGGCCGACCTGGTCGGCAACCGCTTCCCGATCCAGGAAGCCTACGGCGGGCAGTACACCCGGCTCACCGAGGCCAGCTATGACCAGACCTTCAACGGTGGGCAGTCGTATTTCAAGCTGGGCTACTACGCGATGGGCAACCAGTTCGGCCTGCACAGCCTGCTGACCCACTTCGTCAACGCCGCTTTCTGCGCCCATCCGCTGGCGATGTCCGGCAACAGCGGCTGGTACAACTACCCCACGGCACGCTGGGGCGGTGAAGTGGCCCAGCAGGTGAGCCCGGCGCTGAACGTGCGCACCGGCTGGTTCCAGGTCAACCCGAACCTGGGCGGCAACATCGAACGCAATGCGTTTCGTCCGTTCGTGTCGGGCACCACCGGCTCGCTGATTCCGCTGGAAGTGACCTGGACCCCGGACAAGGGCGGGGCGTATCCGGGCGTGTACAAGTTCGGCGGCTACTACGACACCTCGCGGGTGGACCAGCGCGGGCTCGATACCTCGCCCACCACCGGCCGCCACGGTGCGTATGTGCTGGCCGAGCAGCGGCTTACCCGCGAAGCCGGCGACCCGCAGCGCGGGCTGACCGCCTTCGCGCAGTACATGGTGTCGGACACCGACACCGCGCAGATCCGCCGCTGGTATGCACTGGGCGGCGTCTACCAGGGCATCGGCACGCGTGCGCAGGACAGCATCGCGCTCGGCTACGTGGGCGCGGACATCAACCGCCGCCTGGTGGACGCGCGCCGCGCCACCCTGGCCGACATGGGGGTGGCGACGGACTCGCCGCTGTACCAGCTCAGCCAGGCCGAGGAACTGTTCGAACTGTCCTACAGCATCCAGGTGAACCCCTGGCTGATGATCCGCCCCGACGTGCAGTACATCGTCAACCCCGGCACGTTCGCCTACACCCGCACCGACAACGCGTGGGCCGTGGGCGTGCAGGCCAAGGTGACTTTCTGA
- the aroD gene encoding type I 3-dehydroquinate dehydratase: MRAFLPSFLVNRMRPLTPFMLAAVLGGAAAVAHAAPVPVTPLQVGTLRIGEGAPRTIVPITGATAEQALQQAAVIAASPATDLAEWRIDYLDIATDGKALVTLGKRIARTLDGKPMILTFRTQAEGGSKPISDADYAALYATLLRGGFTQLIDVEMFRDPERVAALVAQAHTAGVKVVMSSHDFHATPAREEIVARLLRQEAMGADVLKIAVMPRDAGDVLALLDATWQVRQRSRKPLLTMSMGGTGVVSRLAGETFGQALTFGMIGTPSAPGQVEVEQLQQVLQVIHASSQAGR; the protein is encoded by the coding sequence ATGCGCGCCTTCCTTCCCTCGTTCCTGGTGAACCGCATGCGTCCGCTCACTCCCTTCATGCTGGCCGCCGTACTCGGCGGCGCCGCGGCCGTTGCCCACGCCGCACCGGTACCGGTCACGCCCTTGCAGGTAGGCACACTGCGCATCGGCGAAGGCGCGCCACGCACCATCGTGCCGATCACCGGCGCCACCGCCGAACAGGCGCTCCAGCAGGCCGCCGTGATCGCCGCCAGCCCGGCCACCGACCTGGCCGAATGGCGCATCGATTATCTGGACATCGCCACCGACGGCAAGGCGCTGGTGACCCTCGGCAAGCGCATCGCGCGCACGCTGGATGGCAAGCCGATGATCCTCACCTTCCGCACCCAGGCCGAAGGCGGCAGCAAGCCGATCAGCGACGCCGACTACGCCGCGCTGTACGCCACGCTGCTGCGCGGCGGCTTCACCCAGCTGATCGACGTGGAGATGTTCCGCGATCCGGAGCGGGTGGCGGCACTGGTCGCGCAGGCACACACGGCCGGGGTGAAGGTGGTGATGTCCAGCCACGACTTCCATGCCACCCCCGCGCGCGAGGAGATCGTGGCGCGGCTGCTGCGCCAGGAGGCGATGGGCGCGGACGTGTTGAAGATCGCGGTGATGCCGCGCGACGCCGGCGACGTGCTTGCCCTGCTGGATGCCACCTGGCAGGTGCGCCAGCGCAGCCGCAAGCCACTGCTGACCATGTCCATGGGCGGCACCGGCGTGGTCTCGCGGCTGGCCGGGGAAACCTTCGGCCAGGCGCTGACCTTCGGCATGATCGGCACCCCGTCGGCGCCAGGCCAGGTCGAGGTCGAGCAGCTGCAGCAGGTGCTCCAGGTCATCCATGCCTCCAGCCAGGCCGGTCGTTGA
- a CDS encoding MFS transporter gives MSHATATASPLVLERMTPFQWTAIAICVLLNMLDGFDVMVMAFTAPHVSADWALSGKLLGIMLSAGLVGMALGSFLLAPLADRWGRRPMIMLCLVILTVGMALSALASNAWQLGALRVFTGVGIGGMLAGVGVITAEYANPKWRSTAVALQATGYPIGATLGGVLAAWMLQHFSWHSVFLIGAGASLLCIPLVLKCLPESLDFLVARRPPDALPRLNALLARMHMPALQALPPAPVRADGRKGYAALFVGDLRRVAVLIAMAFFLHMFAFYFVLSWTPKLLVSAGVSAQQGITGGVLLNLGGIVGGSLFGWLASRWALSRLTAASLLLAMVAMLAFAGFNTQLGIAFPVAFVIGAALFGAMAGLYAAAPVVFAADVRTTGLGWAIGIGRVGAILSPLTVGLLVDAGWSPTALYVLCALPLALAAWACLGLRVGVGQTRK, from the coding sequence ATGAGCCATGCCACCGCCACCGCGTCCCCGCTCGTGCTCGAGCGGATGACTCCCTTCCAATGGACGGCGATCGCCATCTGCGTGCTGTTGAACATGCTCGATGGCTTCGACGTGATGGTCATGGCGTTCACCGCGCCGCACGTGTCGGCCGACTGGGCGCTGTCGGGCAAGCTGCTGGGCATCATGCTCAGCGCCGGTCTGGTCGGCATGGCGCTGGGCTCGTTCCTGCTGGCGCCGCTGGCCGACCGCTGGGGCCGGCGGCCGATGATCATGCTGTGCCTGGTGATCCTCACCGTGGGCATGGCGTTGTCGGCGCTGGCCAGCAACGCGTGGCAACTGGGCGCGCTGCGCGTGTTCACCGGCGTGGGCATCGGCGGCATGCTGGCCGGCGTGGGCGTGATCACCGCCGAGTACGCCAACCCCAAATGGCGCAGCACCGCGGTGGCGCTGCAGGCCACCGGCTACCCCATCGGCGCCACCCTGGGCGGGGTGCTGGCGGCCTGGATGCTGCAGCATTTCAGCTGGCACAGCGTGTTCCTGATTGGTGCTGGCGCGTCGTTGCTGTGCATCCCGCTGGTGCTCAAGTGCCTGCCCGAATCGCTGGATTTCCTGGTGGCGCGGCGTCCGCCGGATGCCTTGCCGCGGCTCAACGCGCTGCTGGCGCGCATGCACATGCCCGCGCTGCAGGCGCTGCCGCCGGCACCGGTGCGGGCCGATGGACGCAAGGGCTACGCCGCGCTGTTCGTCGGTGACCTGCGCCGGGTGGCGGTGCTGATCGCGATGGCGTTTTTCCTGCACATGTTCGCGTTCTATTTCGTGCTGAGCTGGACGCCGAAGCTGCTGGTCTCGGCCGGCGTATCGGCCCAGCAGGGCATCACCGGGGGCGTGCTGCTCAACCTGGGCGGGATTGTCGGTGGCAGCCTGTTCGGCTGGCTGGCGTCGCGCTGGGCGTTGTCGCGGCTCACCGCGGCCAGCCTGCTGCTGGCGATGGTGGCGATGCTGGCCTTCGCCGGTTTCAACACCCAACTCGGTATCGCCTTCCCGGTGGCGTTCGTGATCGGTGCGGCCCTGTTCGGCGCCATGGCCGGGCTGTATGCCGCCGCGCCGGTGGTATTTGCCGCCGACGTGCGCACCACCGGGCTGGGCTGGGCGATCGGCATCGGCCGGGTCGGCGCCATTCTGTCGCCGCTCACCGTGGGCCTTCTGGTCGATGCGGGTTGGTCGCCCACCGCGCTCTACGTGCTGTGTGCGCTGCCGTTGGCACTGGCGGCGTGGGCCTGCCTGGGCCTGCGCGTCGGCGTTGGCCAGACGCGCAAGTGA